Part of the Halopseudomonas maritima genome, CCTATGCCGCACGGCTTCACTTTCTGGAAGCGCTGGAGCTGCCCAGAGGGCTGTTGAATATTACGGCCAGCATGCCGCCGCAGGATACCAAGCTGCTGTCGCCGGTCGCTATGTTGGTAGGTAATCAGGACTTTCATCCGGCACTGACGGCCGTGGTGCTGGAAGCTGCGCGCAAGGTGCTGCGCGAGGGCAACCTGCTCGACAAGCCGGGGCGCTTTCCGGCCGGTGAGCCCATGGGGCTTGAGTTGAGCAAGGAGGCGGACTACTACCACCGCCAGGGTATGCCTTTTTTACAGCGCTACCTGCCGTTTCAGGTGGCCTCGGCGATTGATCGCTACGTGGTGCTGATCATTCCCTTTATCGCCATCATGTTTCCGCTACTCAAGACCATGGGCCCACTGTATCGCTGGCGCGTGCGTGCTCGGGTGTACCGCTGGTACGAGCACCTGCGGCGCATCGACAAGCTGATCTACAGCGGCAAGATCAAGCAGCAATACGCCGAGCAGATTCAGGGGCTGAAAGCACTGGAGTCGGAGCTGAATCACGTTGATGTTCCGCTCTCCTATGCCCACGAGCTCTACAGCCTGCACTTGCACGTGCGCTACATGATTTACCGGCTGGAGACGCTGCAGGCTGAGGAAGAGGGCGGCGAGAAACCTTCGCCGGCCTGAGCGCTGACAAAGCAGGTAACCTGCTCGATCACCGGCGCCCAGTGCTGAAAGGGAGAGGCCAGGGTGAGCAGGATCTTGATGTGGCCGATATCTGCCAACACCTCACTCTGGACGCTGACGTCCTGCGCTTGCAGCGCCCGGGTCAACTGCTCGGTATTGCGCTGCGGGTCAACCAGGTCGTCGTCTGCGCCGGCCAGCAGCAGTGCGGGCGGACTCTTTGCGCTCGCGTGGACCAGCGGCTGTGAGTCGACCGGCGTTTGCGGGTGATAGAAAACCGGCTGCACGTCCGGGTTGATGATCGGCAGAAAGTCATAGGGGCCCGCCAGGCCGATCCAACCGCTGAGTATGTCGGGCGAGAGGTTCTCCTGCGCCAGCCAGCGATCATCCAGCGCGAGCATGGCCGCGTTGTAGGCGCCGGCGCTGTGGCCCATGACAAACAGCGGGCCGTTCGGGCTGCGCCATTCGCCTCGGTGTGCCTGCGTCCAGGCCAGCGCCTTGGCGCTATCGCGCAGAAACTCGGGGTAACGCACCTCGGGGTAGAGCCGGTAGTCGGGGATCACGGCGATCATGCCGCGACTGGCCAGCGCCTGCCCGACAAACCGATAGTCAGCGCGCTCGCCGTTGCGCCAACTGCCGCCGTAAGAGAACACCACTACGGGGGCGTCCGGTTTCAACTTTACTGGCAGGTAAACGTCCAGTCGCTGGCGCGGCAGCTCACCATAGCTGAGGCCTGCAAGGGTGTCGTAGCCGCTGCTCGGCACCAGCCAGTTGACCGGTGCCAGGGCTGAGCAGCCGCCCAGCAACATCGTGAGCAGCACCGACAGAGTGCGCAGTAACCGCATGGAACCCCCTCAAATTCGCATGATGAGCAGCGTATAGGCTGTTACAAGCTATTGCGTTTGTCTTTCGCGCAGCAGCGCTTGCACCTACCATGGCATGGTAGCCCGGAGAAGAGGTGAGCATGAAGGATGCGTTAAGCGCGGCGCAGGACGCGATAGACAAGGTACTGCTGGGCAAGTCCCATTCGATCAAGCTGGCACTGGCATGCATTCTGGCCAAGGGGCACTTGCTGATTGAGGATTTGCCGGGCATGGGCAAGACCACGCTGTCGCAAGCGCTAGCCCGGGTGCTGGGCATGAGCTACCAGCGTATTCAGTTCACCAGCGATCTACTGCCCGGCGATATCTTGGGCACCTCGGTGTTTGATCGCAACAGCGCCCAGTTTGTCTTTCATCCGGGGCCCATCTTTGCCGAGTTGATTCTCGCTGACGAGATCAACCGCGCCACACCCAAAAGCCAGAGCGCACTGCTGGAGGCGATGGAAGAAGGGCAGGTAACGGTGGATGGGGCAACCCGTCAACTACCCGATCCCTTCTTTGTGATCGCCACGCAGAACCCGGTATCGCAGTCCGGCACCTTTGCGCTGCCTGAATCCCAGCTCGACCGCTTTCTCATGCGTCTGTCGCTTGGCTATCCGAGCGAGGCTGCTGAAAAGAATCTGCTGATGGGAGCCGAGCGCCGTACTCGCCTGGACGCGGTTGAGCCGATATTGGGGCATGAGCAGTTGCGTGCGCTGCAGGCGCAGGTGCCGCAGGTGACCGCCAGCGAGGCGTTGGTCGATTACATTCTGCGCCTGGTCAACCACACCCGTAACAGCGACAGCTGCGCCTGGGGCTTGTCTCCACGCGCCAGCCTGGGCTTGCTGGCGGCTGCGCGGGCCTGGGCCTTGCTGGAACAACGCCATTACGTGATTCCTGAAGACGTGCAGGCGGTGCTGCCCGCGGTTGTCAGCCACCGCTTGCGGGCAACCAACGACCCGACCGGGCATGGCGGTGACAGCCTGGCGCGCTGGCTGCTTAACGAGGTCTCGCCGGTGTGACTGCCGCTATCCGCGCCAGGGCACGGCGCTGGCACCAGGGCTGGCTGCGTCGCAGGATCCCGCCAGCTCGCTCTCTGCGGCTGGACCATCGGCGGATATTTATCTTGCCGAGTCGCGCTGGCATGGCCTTTTTGCTGTTACTGCTGATCATGCTGATCGGCGCCATTAACTACCAGAACAGTCTGGTTTACGGGCTCACCTTCACCTTGCTCAGCCTGTTTTGGGTCGCCCTGCATCACACCTATCGCAATCTGGCTGCCGTGCAGCTGCGAGCCACCGGCGGGCGCGCCGTGTTTGCCGGTGAGCAGGTGCCGCTGGGGCTGACACTGCGCTCAGAGCGCCGCGAGCACCAGGCTCTTAAATTGCGTTGGCCCGGGCTGGACGCCGTGTCGGTAGACGTCCCTGCGGGTGACGAGCAGGCGCTGACGCTGTTTCACCCCACCGAGCGCCGCGGTTGGCTGGTGCTGGAGCGTTTGCGCATCGAAACCCGTTACCCGCTTGGCTGGTTTGTTGCCTGGAGTTTGGTTGATCTGGATTGGCAGGTACTGGTGTACCCCAAACCGGTCAGTGCCCCGCTCCCGGTAGGCGCAGCGCCCGATGGCGAGGAGGGT contains:
- a CDS encoding AAA family ATPase, producing the protein MKDALSAAQDAIDKVLLGKSHSIKLALACILAKGHLLIEDLPGMGKTTLSQALARVLGMSYQRIQFTSDLLPGDILGTSVFDRNSAQFVFHPGPIFAELILADEINRATPKSQSALLEAMEEGQVTVDGATRQLPDPFFVIATQNPVSQSGTFALPESQLDRFLMRLSLGYPSEAAEKNLLMGAERRTRLDAVEPILGHEQLRALQAQVPQVTASEALVDYILRLVNHTRNSDSCAWGLSPRASLGLLAAARAWALLEQRHYVIPEDVQAVLPAVVSHRLRATNDPTGHGGDSLARWLLNEVSPV
- a CDS encoding alpha/beta hydrolase, whose amino-acid sequence is MRLLRTLSVLLTMLLGGCSALAPVNWLVPSSGYDTLAGLSYGELPRQRLDVYLPVKLKPDAPVVVFSYGGSWRNGERADYRFVGQALASRGMIAVIPDYRLYPEVRYPEFLRDSAKALAWTQAHRGEWRSPNGPLFVMGHSAGAYNAAMLALDDRWLAQENLSPDILSGWIGLAGPYDFLPIINPDVQPVFYHPQTPVDSQPLVHASAKSPPALLLAGADDDLVDPQRNTEQLTRALQAQDVSVQSEVLADIGHIKILLTLASPFQHWAPVIEQVTCFVSAQAGEGFSPPSSSACSVSSR
- a CDS encoding DUF58 domain-containing protein, with product MRARARRWHQGWLRRRIPPARSLRLDHRRIFILPSRAGMAFLLLLLIMLIGAINYQNSLVYGLTFTLLSLFWVALHHTYRNLAAVQLRATGGRAVFAGEQVPLGLTLRSERREHQALKLRWPGLDAVSVDVPAGDEQALTLFHPTERRGWLVLERLRIETRYPLGWFVAWSLVDLDWQVLVYPKPVSAPLPVGAAPDGEEGDQPHAQQEGVADFQGLRAYRPGDSRRRLDWRAWSRGQGLHSKVFAEPQQQSLWLDLAAAAGRDLEECLGMLTGWVLEMEREQRPYGLSLPGVRIEPAQGDRHREVCLRALALYGLEARA